In Desulfovibrio psychrotolerans, a single window of DNA contains:
- a CDS encoding ABC transporter permease: MTLRDALLALRLALRELRSGKRRFTVFLSCLVLGVFAIAAVGSVSESARSAISRDARILLGGDASVQLADPFPEPDELAWLNARGTVSHSISLRGMARTAQGDSALVAVKGVDNAYPLYGSATLAPSIPLADALGMQTAGDSAPLHGVAVDALLLERLGIRVGETITVGDRAFRITAILEKEPDRAFQGITFGPRVLMSMEGLRQTGLLLPGSLLNSHLRVRLHTQGGTAAPEAQVTAFAEEARRTFPDTGWRIEPFSRAAPRIRNILDRMDTDLMLIGLGALLVGGLGIAEAVRGYLATRIQNIAMLKCVGGGVATVLWTYLLQILLIGGMGIFAGCALGALVPYLARETLGHLLPVAMDASLHWQPLLRAALLGLAIIVAFSLRPLLLAGAVPPAVLFRGYVATQRTRLSGSGRLLVGTAFAVLAGLVYLLTPDKRMVLGFGAVVIGCLAVFRFVAWAMRAASRRAPQTGHPSLRLGISSIHRPGAPTTHLVFALGLGLTALVAIAQIEQNLTKALERDLSRDAPAFFFINILPDQLATMDELAATPGVTRVEQGPMVRGRIMRIAGVPVEEAVITPDVQWAVRGDRGLSHAAAMPDDAELVSGAWWPEDYAGPPLISLTDDLAKGFGVTVGDTLTFNILGREVTAPIANIRKVDWMTFQLQFAVLFAPGLLDNAPVTWVATVYGNGQQVDSLYRTVTNAHPNITALSMREILQDVRNIMHHMGTVFRAMAAVMLFTGLLVLAGAVLADRHRRIYDAVIYKVCGATRRDILLALVTEFSLTGMVTGLFSALTGTAAAWAAVTGLMHLNFTVQPVAMVATIAAGAGISLLIGLAGTARALNKKPAPYLRNE; the protein is encoded by the coding sequence ATGACCCTGCGCGATGCCCTGCTCGCCCTCAGGCTGGCACTGCGCGAACTGCGGTCCGGCAAGCGGCGGTTCACCGTCTTTCTCAGCTGCCTTGTCCTCGGCGTGTTCGCCATTGCCGCCGTGGGATCGGTTTCAGAATCGGCCCGTTCCGCCATCAGCCGCGACGCCCGCATCCTGCTGGGCGGCGACGCCTCCGTGCAGCTTGCCGACCCGTTCCCCGAACCGGATGAACTGGCATGGCTGAACGCGCGCGGCACCGTGAGCCACTCCATTTCCCTGCGCGGCATGGCCCGCACGGCACAGGGCGATTCCGCCCTTGTGGCGGTCAAGGGCGTGGATAACGCTTACCCCCTGTACGGCTCGGCAACCCTTGCTCCCTCCATTCCCCTTGCGGATGCCCTCGGCATGCAGACGGCAGGCGACTCTGCGCCCCTGCACGGCGTTGCCGTGGATGCGCTGCTGCTGGAAAGGCTCGGTATCCGCGTAGGCGAAACCATTACCGTGGGCGACCGCGCGTTCCGCATAACCGCCATACTTGAAAAAGAACCGGACAGGGCGTTTCAGGGCATCACCTTCGGCCCCCGCGTGCTCATGTCCATGGAAGGACTCAGGCAGACAGGGCTGCTGCTTCCGGGCAGCCTGCTGAACAGCCACCTGCGCGTGCGTCTGCACACACAGGGTGGCACCGCCGCGCCGGAAGCGCAGGTCACAGCCTTTGCGGAAGAGGCCCGCCGGACCTTCCCCGACACGGGCTGGCGCATAGAACCCTTTTCCCGTGCCGCACCGCGCATCCGCAATATTCTGGACCGCATGGATACCGACCTCATGCTCATCGGCCTCGGCGCACTGCTGGTGGGCGGTCTGGGTATTGCAGAAGCCGTGCGCGGCTACCTCGCCACCCGCATCCAGAATATCGCCATGCTCAAATGCGTGGGCGGCGGGGTCGCCACCGTGCTCTGGACCTATCTGCTCCAGATACTGCTCATAGGCGGCATGGGCATCTTCGCGGGCTGCGCGCTGGGTGCGCTGGTGCCCTACCTTGCCCGCGAAACGCTGGGCCACCTGCTGCCCGTCGCCATGGATGCCTCGCTGCACTGGCAGCCCCTGCTCCGGGCCGCCCTGCTGGGGCTTGCCATCATTGTGGCATTTTCCCTGCGCCCCCTGCTGCTGGCGGGCGCCGTGCCCCCAGCCGTGCTGTTCCGGGGCTATGTGGCCACGCAGCGCACCCGGCTGTCCGGCAGCGGCAGACTGCTGGTGGGAACGGCCTTTGCCGTGCTGGCGGGGCTGGTCTACCTGCTCACTCCGGACAAACGCATGGTGCTGGGCTTCGGTGCTGTGGTCATCGGCTGCCTTGCGGTCTTCCGCTTCGTGGCATGGGCCATGCGGGCGGCTTCGCGCCGCGCGCCGCAGACCGGGCATCCCAGCCTGCGCCTCGGTATCTCCTCCATCCACCGTCCGGGCGCGCCCACCACGCATCTGGTCTTTGCCCTCGGCCTGGGCCTCACCGCGCTGGTCGCCATCGCGCAGATCGAACAGAATCTCACCAAGGCGCTGGAACGCGACCTCTCGCGCGATGCCCCCGCCTTCTTCTTCATCAACATCCTGCCGGATCAGCTCGCCACCATGGACGAGCTTGCCGCCACCCCCGGCGTGACCCGCGTGGAACAGGGGCCCATGGTCCGCGGACGCATCATGCGCATTGCCGGTGTTCCCGTGGAAGAGGCGGTCATCACTCCGGACGTGCAGTGGGCCGTGCGCGGCGACAGGGGCCTCAGCCACGCCGCAGCCATGCCGGACGATGCGGAACTGGTGTCGGGCGCATGGTGGCCTGAAGACTATGCAGGCCCGCCCCTCATCTCCCTTACGGACGATCTGGCCAAAGGCTTCGGCGTCACCGTCGGCGATACGCTCACCTTCAACATCCTCGGGCGCGAGGTCACAGCCCCCATCGCCAACATCCGCAAGGTGGACTGGATGACCTTCCAGCTGCAGTTCGCGGTCCTCTTCGCCCCCGGCCTGCTGGACAACGCTCCGGTGACATGGGTGGCCACCGTATACGGCAACGGCCAGCAGGTGGATTCCCTGTACCGCACGGTCACCAACGCCCACCCCAACATCACAGCCCTGAGCATGCGCGAGATATTGCAGGACGTGCGCAACATCATGCACCACATGGGCACGGTGTTCCGGGCCATGGCCGCCGTCATGCTGTTCACGGGCCTGCTGGTACTTGCCGGGGCCGTGCTGGCAGACCGGCACAGGCGCATCTATGATGCCGTGATCTACAAAGTGTGCGGTGCCACCCGGCGCGACATCCTTCTGGCTCTGGTCACCGAGTTTTCCCTCACCGGCATGGTCACGGGCCTTTTCAGTGCGCTCACCGGCACGGCTGCCGCATGGGCCGCCGTCACCGGCCTCATGCACCTGAACTTCACCGTGCAGCCCGTTGCCATGGTCGCCACCATCGCGGCGGGGGCGGGCATATCCCTGCTTATCGGCCTTGCAGGCACGGCGCGGGCCCTTAACAAAAAACCTGCACCTTACCTGCGTAACGAATAA
- a CDS encoding ABC transporter ATP-binding protein gives MRNPMIELSDIHLSLVGGSGEVNILRGVDLRVDAGETLAIVGPSGSGKTTTLMIMAGLERPTSGAVRVAGNDLGGMNEDALARFRRTHMGIVFQSFHLVPTMTALENTALPLEFAHIPHARARAAEALAAVGLADRAHHYPAQLSGGEQQRTALARAFAADPKVILADEPTGNLDTETGERIIDHLFAMQRQHGTTLVLITHDRGLAARCHRQVRMADGRIAGAAQPGLTGQAEQAEQANKNEQAGHSGHDEQQAAQTTGQPKGTRP, from the coding sequence ATGCGCAACCCCATGATTGAACTTTCAGATATACACCTCAGTCTAGTGGGCGGCTCGGGCGAGGTCAACATCCTGCGCGGCGTGGACCTGCGTGTTGATGCCGGAGAAACCCTTGCCATTGTCGGCCCTTCCGGCTCCGGCAAGACCACCACCCTCATGATCATGGCAGGGCTGGAACGCCCCACATCAGGTGCCGTGCGCGTTGCGGGCAACGATCTGGGCGGCATGAACGAAGACGCCCTCGCCCGCTTCCGACGCACACACATGGGCATCGTGTTCCAGTCGTTCCACCTTGTGCCCACCATGACCGCGCTGGAAAACACGGCCCTGCCGCTGGAATTTGCCCACATCCCCCACGCCCGCGCCCGCGCGGCAGAGGCGCTTGCCGCCGTGGGACTTGCAGACAGGGCGCACCATTACCCCGCACAGCTTTCCGGCGGCGAACAGCAGCGCACCGCCCTTGCCCGCGCCTTTGCGGCAGACCCCAAGGTCATTCTCGCGGACGAACCCACGGGCAACCTCGATACGGAAACAGGCGAACGCATCATCGATCATCTGTTTGCCATGCAGCGGCAGCACGGCACCACGCTGGTGCTCATCACCCACGACAGGGGACTTGCCGCCCGCTGCCACAGGCAGGTGCGCATGGCGGACGGGCGTATTGCGGGGGCAGCGCAACCCGGCCTTACCGGACAGGCAGAACAGGCAGAACAGGCCAACAAAAACGAACAGGCCGGGCATTCCGGACATGACGAACAACAGGCCGCCCAAACCACCGGACAACCCAAAGGAACACGCCCATGA
- a CDS encoding arylesterase, translating to MRFLLPAVSSVLLVAFLLCADARPVYSNQYPASGNGVEDSGTAASAPVHIMAFGDSLTAGYGLANAHSFPAVLEGELLGMGYNVRVTNAGVSGDTSAGGAARIAWALESAPELLILELGANDALQGISPDVTRTNLAAILESCRAHGVTVLLAGMHAPRNMGEDYAARFDALYPDLAREYGVALYPFFLEGVALDRTLNLDDGMHPNAAGVRVIVSRMAPVVAGMLDALR from the coding sequence ATGCGTTTTCTTCTCCCGGCTGTTTCGAGTGTGCTGCTGGTGGCGTTTCTGCTCTGTGCGGACGCGCGTCCTGTGTATAGTAATCAATATCCCGCGTCTGGCAATGGCGTGGAGGATTCCGGCACTGCCGCCTCAGCCCCTGTGCATATCATGGCCTTCGGGGACAGCCTGACGGCGGGCTACGGGCTGGCGAACGCCCATAGTTTTCCCGCCGTGCTGGAAGGGGAGTTGCTCGGCATGGGCTACAACGTGCGCGTGACCAACGCGGGCGTTTCCGGCGATACCTCGGCCGGGGGGGCGGCGCGCATAGCATGGGCGCTGGAGTCTGCACCGGAGCTTCTTATTCTGGAGCTGGGTGCCAATGACGCCTTGCAGGGCATTTCGCCCGATGTGACGCGGACCAATCTTGCCGCCATCCTGGAATCCTGCCGCGCGCACGGCGTTACCGTGCTGCTGGCGGGCATGCATGCGCCGCGCAACATGGGAGAGGACTACGCAGCGCGGTTTGACGCGCTGTATCCCGACCTTGCGCGGGAATACGGCGTGGCGCTGTATCCGTTCTTTCTGGAAGGGGTTGCGCTGGACCGCACGCTGAATCTGGATGACGGCATGCACCCCAACGCTGCCGGGGTGCGGGTTATTGTCTCCCGCATGGCACCCGTGGTGGCGGGGATGCTCGACGCGCTGCGGTAG
- a CDS encoding KamA family radical SAM protein: MSISRYTHSLKSLPLSFAEREAAARVTARYPFRANEYYLSLIDWDDPDDPVRRIIVPHEDESHDWGNLDPSGESDHTVMPGLQHKYPDTAILLANDVCGGLCRFCFRKRIFMDGSDHARVDVPAALRYIADSHEITNVLVSGGDPLLLSTAALEEIIRGLAGIGHVEFIRIGSRMPVFDPQRIIHDPGLSDMLARYSTPRRKIYIQTHFNHPNEITDLSRKAVHLLQRAGVILTNQTPLLRGVNDDPATLAALFSGLARIGVQPYYLFVCRPTMGNRHFTVPVEEGYEILQEALRHCSGPAKRARFCMSHATGKIEVLGVEEDRVLFRRHRAPDPMDAGRIFGCPRNPDAVWLDDYALPDEELGDSMAGLAVAEDLSVPRGRRDGVDAGSAPRYAAPAGGAQRGKDGCTVCSAEDFSAGGSSRSCGTCSTCGSDIRSRLTPMLRTSRQ; the protein is encoded by the coding sequence ATGTCCATATCCCGTTATACTCATTCATTGAAGTCCCTGCCGCTTTCTTTTGCCGAAAGGGAAGCTGCGGCACGCGTGACCGCGCGTTATCCCTTCCGCGCCAACGAGTATTATCTTTCGCTCATCGACTGGGACGACCCGGATGATCCTGTCCGCCGCATCATAGTGCCCCATGAGGACGAGTCGCACGACTGGGGGAATCTGGATCCTTCCGGCGAGAGTGACCATACGGTCATGCCGGGGTTGCAGCACAAGTACCCCGACACCGCCATTCTGCTTGCCAACGATGTGTGCGGCGGGCTGTGCCGCTTCTGCTTCCGCAAGCGCATCTTCATGGACGGTTCCGACCATGCGCGCGTGGATGTGCCTGCCGCGCTGCGGTATATTGCGGACAGCCATGAGATAACCAACGTGCTTGTTTCCGGCGGTGACCCGCTGCTGCTTTCCACCGCTGCGCTGGAAGAGATTATCCGGGGGCTGGCGGGCATAGGGCATGTGGAGTTCATCCGAATAGGGTCGCGCATGCCGGTGTTTGACCCGCAACGCATAATTCACGACCCCGGACTGTCGGACATGCTGGCGCGGTACAGCACGCCGCGCCGGAAGATATACATCCAGACCCACTTTAATCACCCCAACGAGATTACCGACCTTTCGCGCAAGGCCGTGCACCTGTTGCAGCGGGCGGGTGTGATTCTGACCAACCAGACGCCGTTGCTGCGCGGGGTGAACGACGACCCCGCCACGCTGGCTGCGCTGTTCAGCGGGCTGGCCCGGATAGGGGTGCAGCCGTACTATCTTTTTGTCTGCCGCCCCACCATGGGGAACAGGCATTTCACCGTGCCCGTGGAAGAGGGATACGAAATTTTGCAGGAAGCCCTGCGCCATTGCTCCGGACCTGCCAAGCGGGCACGGTTCTGCATGTCGCACGCCACGGGCAAGATAGAGGTGCTGGGCGTGGAAGAGGACCGGGTGCTGTTCAGGCGGCACCGCGCGCCCGACCCCATGGATGCGGGAAGGATATTCGGCTGCCCGCGCAATCCCGATGCCGTGTGGCTGGACGACTATGCCCTGCCGGATGAGGAGCTGGGAGACAGCATGGCGGGGCTTGCCGTTGCCGAGGATCTTTCTGTGCCGCGCGGCAGGCGTGACGGAGTGGATGCTGGAAGCGCGCCCCGGTATGCCGCGCCGGCGGGCGGGGCGCAACGCGGAAAGGACGGGTGCACTGTGTGCTCCGCCGAGGATTTTTCTGCAGGCGGTTCTTCCCGTTCGTGCGGTACGTGCAGCACGTGCGGTTCGGATATCCGGTCGCGGTTGACACCCATGCTGCGCACGTCTAGACAATAA
- a CDS encoding rubredoxin, with product MQKYECPCGYVYDPMEGDPDNNIPPETAFEDLPEGWVCPLCGAEKEFFTKKG from the coding sequence ATGCAGAAGTACGAATGTCCCTGCGGTTATGTGTATGACCCTATGGAAGGCGACCCCGACAACAATATTCCCCCGGAAACGGCCTTTGAAGATCTGCCCGAAGGCTGGGTGTGCCCGCTGTGCGGGGCGGAGAAGGAATTTTTTACCAAGAAGGGATAG
- a CDS encoding PAS domain-containing protein, which yields MLGIIRGIRMALAAKVAVIATVLFALAGMVVLGVMLALALSAPLTPEDILWIMACCAALFMPLYYFVFTHLCRTLISQPLEALTETARDLGSAPLPTQIPVEDELDGLTVALVRSGEALAERLRMLRTSNDMLERLFDNLPGFVSVQDRFFRVARCNRAFTEVFHTRPGDSCRRMCNRPAPGGDCPVALTFADGEARLLEETGTYPDGTATRWLIATTPVRAEDGTITHCIELRVDITDR from the coding sequence GTGCTCGGAATTATTCGCGGAATACGCATGGCGCTGGCGGCGAAGGTGGCTGTTATTGCCACGGTGCTGTTTGCTCTGGCGGGCATGGTGGTGCTGGGCGTGATGCTGGCGCTTGCCTTGAGCGCGCCGCTGACACCGGAAGATATTTTGTGGATCATGGCATGCTGTGCGGCACTGTTTATGCCGCTGTATTATTTTGTGTTCACCCATCTGTGCCGGACGCTCATATCGCAGCCGCTGGAAGCGTTGACGGAAACCGCGCGGGATTTGGGCAGCGCACCGCTGCCCACGCAGATTCCCGTGGAGGATGAACTGGACGGCCTGACCGTGGCACTGGTTCGTTCCGGCGAGGCGCTGGCGGAGCGCCTGCGCATGCTGCGCACCTCTAACGACATGCTGGAGCGGTTGTTTGACAATCTGCCCGGATTTGTGAGTGTGCAGGATCGGTTTTTCCGTGTGGCCCGCTGCAACAGGGCTTTTACAGAGGTTTTTCATACCCGCCCCGGCGATTCGTGCCGCCGCATGTGCAACCGCCCCGCGCCCGGCGGGGATTGCCCGGTGGCACTGACTTTTGCAGACGGAGAAGCCCGCCTGCTTGAAGAAACCGGAACCTACCCTGATGGTACGGCCACCCGCTGGCTAATTGCCACCACGCCTGTCCGGGCGGAGGACGGCACCATTACCCACTGCATTGAATTGCGGGTGGACATAACGGACCGCTGA